The proteins below are encoded in one region of Maribacter aestuarii:
- a CDS encoding 3D domain-containing protein has translation MRNILILLFIWTTFSCKNKVKDAVVYEWIPMEVTATAYNSVAWQTSYEHPQITAWGDSIKPGVKWIAVSRDLLRKGLKHNTMVKIDTFEGIYLVKDKMHYRWRNRIDIYMGKDIEKAKEWGRRKVQIEYAVPKDTITQP, from the coding sequence TTGAGAAATATTCTTATTCTACTTTTTATCTGGACTACGTTTAGCTGCAAAAACAAGGTAAAGGATGCCGTGGTGTACGAATGGATTCCCATGGAAGTTACAGCTACCGCCTATAATTCGGTCGCATGGCAGACTTCTTACGAACACCCACAGATTACCGCTTGGGGCGATTCCATCAAACCCGGGGTAAAATGGATTGCGGTTTCACGGGATTTGTTACGCAAGGGTTTGAAGCATAACACGATGGTTAAAATTGACACTTTTGAAGGTATTTACTTGGTAAAGGATAAAATGCATTACCGCTGGAGAAACCGGATTGATATTTACATGGGCAAGGATATTGAAAAGGCAAAAGAGTGGGGCAGGAGGAAAGTTCAAATCGAATATGCAGTTCCAAAAGACACCATCACGCAACCTTAA
- a CDS encoding peptidoglycan recognition protein family protein — MKTVLPIGIMLLLLISCGSTGNILDKPITFNEERNSLTLEYLSDRYGLDRDTPQIDPKMIVLHWTVIPTFEKSFEAFDAPTLPNWRPEIKDLSGLNVSSQFMVDRDGTIYRLMPETTMARHVIGLNHCAIGVENVGGAADQPLTKAQLRSNVWLIRYLAEKYPIDYLIGHYEYQRFEDHPLWLEKDDSYRTKKTDPGVDFMTKVRNKVKDLNFKELPK; from the coding sequence ATGAAAACTGTACTACCCATCGGCATAATGCTGCTTCTATTAATTTCCTGCGGAAGTACGGGAAACATTCTAGATAAGCCCATTACTTTTAACGAAGAGCGCAATTCGTTGACCTTGGAATACCTGTCCGACAGATATGGACTGGACCGGGATACTCCTCAAATTGATCCCAAAATGATCGTGCTACATTGGACGGTTATCCCAACGTTTGAAAAATCGTTCGAAGCTTTTGATGCACCTACTTTGCCCAATTGGCGTCCGGAAATAAAAGATTTAAGCGGATTAAACGTATCGTCCCAGTTCATGGTAGACCGTGATGGCACCATTTATCGATTAATGCCAGAAACCACTATGGCCAGGCACGTCATCGGTCTTAACCATTGTGCCATAGGGGTAGAAAATGTGGGCGGGGCCGCCGACCAACCCTTGACAAAAGCGCAACTCAGATCCAACGTTTGGCTCATTCGCTATTTGGCCGAAAAATATCCTATCGACTATTTAATAGGACACTATGAATACCAACGCTTTGAAGACCACCCGTTGTGGTTGGAAAAAGACGATAGTTATCGTACCAAAAAGACAGACCCCGGCGTAGATTTCATGACCAAAGTCCGAAATAAAGTAAAAGATTTAAATTTTAAAGAACTACCAAAATGA
- a CDS encoding M14 family metallopeptidase translates to MMIAPRFFFSLILVIFICINCYAQEDDITTQLYETYEKYKEPTLGKRRIKRSDIQPLIAKYRTNSKFNVTKVGESIGGKPLNLISIGSGSTNVFLWSQMHGDEPTATQAIFDILNFLDSDDFTQAKSSILDSLTVHFLPMLNPDGAELFQRRNLLGVDINRDALRLQSPESQTLKRVRDSLQADFGFNLHDQSTYYNAERTEKPATISYLAPAFNYDKDINEVRGNAMKIIVFMNNIIQKYAPGQVGRYNDDFEPRAFGDNIQKWGTSTILIESGGYPEDIEKQEIRKLNYVSILSAIFTIAKRNYVDIPIPEYEKIPENDRKFFDLKIIGATYELMGDEYIIDLGINQVEVDYEDHNDFWYSSRIWDQGDLSTYYGYETLDATGYKIKAAKVYPETLSSIKNLDTFNFKDALQSGYGYLRVDSIPVSILNTSSPMHIVGKDYKLSELRLEPGMNPTFLLEKNGKVDYAVINGFLLDLSKEESKMLHDFERQKGNAMIFR, encoded by the coding sequence ATGATGATTGCACCTCGTTTCTTTTTCAGTTTAATATTGGTGATTTTTATCTGTATAAACTGCTATGCACAAGAAGATGACATTACAACACAACTCTACGAAACCTATGAAAAATACAAAGAGCCAACTTTAGGAAAAAGACGCATTAAGCGCAGCGATATCCAGCCGCTAATTGCCAAATACCGTACAAACTCCAAATTCAACGTTACAAAGGTTGGCGAGTCCATAGGAGGAAAGCCTCTTAATTTGATAAGCATAGGTTCGGGTAGTACCAATGTTTTTTTGTGGTCACAAATGCATGGGGACGAACCTACCGCTACCCAAGCCATCTTTGATATTTTGAATTTTTTGGACAGTGATGACTTTACTCAGGCAAAGTCATCCATTCTAGATAGCCTAACGGTGCATTTTCTACCGATGTTGAATCCCGATGGTGCGGAGCTCTTTCAACGAAGAAACCTCTTGGGCGTGGACATTAACAGAGATGCGTTGCGTCTGCAGTCCCCAGAAAGCCAAACGTTGAAAAGGGTACGGGATAGCCTACAAGCTGATTTTGGCTTTAACCTGCATGACCAGAGTACTTATTACAATGCGGAACGGACCGAGAAACCCGCTACCATTTCCTATTTAGCGCCTGCCTTTAATTATGATAAAGATATCAATGAGGTGCGGGGCAATGCCATGAAGATTATCGTCTTTATGAACAATATCATTCAAAAATATGCACCTGGACAGGTGGGCAGGTATAACGATGATTTTGAACCAAGGGCTTTTGGGGACAACATCCAAAAATGGGGTACAAGTACTATTTTAATCGAGTCGGGCGGATACCCCGAGGATATAGAGAAGCAGGAAATACGTAAGTTGAATTATGTATCCATCCTTTCCGCTATTTTCACCATTGCAAAACGGAATTATGTTGATATCCCCATCCCAGAGTACGAAAAAATTCCGGAGAACGACCGTAAGTTTTTCGATTTAAAAATTATAGGAGCAACATACGAGCTGATGGGCGATGAATATATTATCGATTTAGGAATCAATCAGGTGGAAGTGGATTACGAAGACCACAATGATTTTTGGTACAGTAGCCGTATTTGGGATCAAGGGGACCTTTCTACCTACTATGGCTACGAAACGCTAGACGCTACAGGATATAAAATTAAAGCAGCAAAAGTTTATCCTGAAACCCTAAGTTCCATAAAAAACCTGGATACTTTTAATTTCAAAGACGCCTTACAATCGGGCTATGGTTATCTTCGGGTGGATAGTATACCCGTTTCAATTTTAAATACATCGTCTCCCATGCATATTGTAGGGAAAGATTATAAACTATCGGAACTACGTTTAGAACCAGGTATGAACCCTACTTTCCTTTTAGAAAAAAATGGTAAGGTGGACTATGCCGTCATTAATGGTTTTCTCCTCGATCTATCCAAGGAAGAAAGTAAAATGCTTCATGATTTTGAACGTCAAAAAGGAAATGCGATGATTTTCCGTTAG
- a CDS encoding OmpA/MotB family protein: protein MKKLSVIAILSVALLSSCVSKKKYVALEDNLSQTQSRLTKTQVEKEELESKMAKIEARVEEYNSKINSLQELNDSQYTVNDVAVMSNNTKANMRKTLEKVDAAKLAEARTLQDSMNLAVSYKLKQSISDDDADVEVSIDKTVVMINISDELLFNTASYKVSNKAEKILNKLAEVIKSEPSMEVMVEGHTDSRTINTAMFQDNWDLSVKRATSIVRELQNKYDVDPTQLIAAGRSSYLPLVENDTKENMAKNRRTKIVILPNLDKFFALLDTASL, encoded by the coding sequence ATGAAAAAATTATCAGTAATCGCAATACTTTCAGTAGCGCTTTTGTCCTCATGTGTTTCTAAAAAGAAATATGTGGCTTTGGAAGACAATCTTTCACAGACGCAGAGCAGGTTGACCAAAACGCAGGTAGAGAAAGAGGAATTGGAAAGCAAAATGGCCAAAATTGAGGCCCGTGTTGAAGAGTACAATTCAAAAATCAACTCCCTACAGGAACTAAACGATAGTCAATATACCGTAAATGATGTAGCGGTTATGAGCAATAATACAAAAGCAAATATGCGTAAAACCTTGGAAAAGGTAGATGCGGCTAAATTGGCAGAAGCTAGAACCCTACAAGATTCAATGAACTTGGCGGTATCGTACAAATTAAAGCAATCCATCTCCGACGATGATGCGGATGTTGAAGTAAGTATTGATAAAACTGTGGTTATGATCAATATTTCTGATGAGCTATTATTCAACACGGCCAGCTATAAAGTAAGCAACAAGGCAGAAAAAATCTTAAATAAACTAGCCGAGGTGATTAAATCCGAACCAAGCATGGAGGTAATGGTAGAAGGTCATACCGATTCTAGAACCATCAACACTGCAATGTTCCAAGATAATTGGGATTTAAGCGTTAAAAGGGCCACCTCTATTGTACGTGAGTTACAAAACAAGTATGATGTTGACCCAACGCAATTGATTGCTGCCGGTAGAAGTAGCTATCTACCATTAGTGGAAAACGACACAAAGGAAAATATGGCCAAAAATAGAAGAACCAAAATCGTTATCCTTCCAAATTTGGATAAGTTCTTCGCACTTTTAGACACGGCTAGTCTATAA
- a CDS encoding vWA domain-containing protein has translation MKMFLKTFGFLFLLSLVISCGNADDDVDLNLNFGDGLGKGKPVDDCLGLDDGELVLSIQEQFTTLPGKVSIFFKVSDTDGNPVSGLTANQFTIYEQGRNDDCFNTISTSESFARISPNSQIFSNNTLLVLDLSNSVLSSSLNELKVASTSFVNNVMPATTQESFKMAIYWFDGENELHLLNALTASKQELINSIDGITDDISNDPSTDLYGAVIKSTDIASNLIQETTAGGSIGAASVVIFTDGTDQASRFTEDAALKKVNEADPNISFFTIGLGGEIDTQVLQDIGKTFSVFAGNADELEDTFRDISEKVSERANSFYLFEYCSPKRDGSGENNLAIQVSTGSRQGAVQTKFDAKGFTGGCE, from the coding sequence ATGAAAATGTTTCTGAAAACTTTCGGTTTTCTTTTTTTACTATCCTTAGTAATATCCTGTGGAAATGCGGACGATGATGTGGACCTTAACCTGAATTTTGGCGATGGATTGGGTAAGGGAAAACCGGTAGATGATTGCCTTGGACTGGATGATGGCGAACTCGTGCTCTCTATTCAGGAACAATTTACGACGCTTCCCGGAAAGGTTTCCATTTTCTTTAAGGTGTCGGACACGGATGGTAATCCTGTTTCTGGTTTAACCGCGAATCAATTTACCATTTACGAGCAAGGTAGGAACGATGATTGTTTCAATACCATATCTACTTCAGAATCTTTTGCACGTATTTCTCCCAACTCCCAGATTTTTAGTAACAATACATTATTGGTGCTGGATTTAAGTAATAGTGTGTTAAGTAGTAGTTTAAACGAACTTAAGGTGGCGAGTACCAGTTTTGTAAATAATGTGATGCCAGCAACCACCCAAGAATCCTTCAAAATGGCTATTTACTGGTTTGATGGTGAAAATGAGTTACACCTGCTGAATGCATTGACAGCCTCTAAGCAGGAACTAATCAATTCTATTGACGGTATTACGGATGACATAAGTAACGACCCTTCTACGGATTTATACGGAGCGGTCATCAAATCGACCGATATTGCTTCCAATCTGATACAGGAAACTACAGCCGGTGGAAGTATTGGAGCTGCTTCCGTAGTAATTTTTACGGATGGCACCGATCAAGCCTCTCGTTTTACAGAAGATGCAGCGTTGAAGAAAGTGAACGAAGCCGATCCTAACATCTCCTTCTTCACCATCGGTCTTGGCGGGGAAATAGATACCCAAGTATTGCAGGATATAGGCAAAACCTTTAGTGTTTTTGCGGGGAACGCGGACGAATTGGAAGATACGTTCCGCGATATTTCCGAGAAGGTTTCCGAACGGGCCAATAGCTTTTACCTTTTTGAGTATTGCAGTCCAAAGCGTGACGGTAGTGGAGAAAACAATCTTGCTATCCAAGTAAGCACAGGTTCAAGACAGGGTGCCGTACAAACCAAGTTTGATGCCAAAGGATTTACAGGCGGATGTGAATAA
- a CDS encoding nucleotidyltransferase family protein — translation MNKELKIAILIMAAGESRRMNGIKQLLPWKGTSLLNHTINVLKGVQKESIFVVLGAYSEEIRKAIDFRVEEVTILENLDWRNGLGSSIAYGIRHVLNLKNNFDGVLICLADQPLLHSDYYKKMIMEFGSGINPIVASRYKDKIGVPALFARQIASELMELKEDHGAKHILSKYEARTTIVHPKELIKDIDTTEEYLEIYNQYN, via the coding sequence TTGAATAAGGAACTTAAGATAGCAATTTTAATCATGGCTGCGGGAGAATCGCGAAGAATGAATGGCATTAAACAATTATTGCCTTGGAAAGGGACCAGCTTATTAAATCATACCATCAACGTACTCAAAGGTGTACAAAAGGAATCTATTTTTGTAGTGCTTGGCGCCTATAGCGAAGAAATACGAAAAGCAATTGATTTTAGGGTAGAAGAGGTGACCATTTTGGAGAATCTTGATTGGAGAAATGGCTTGGGTAGTAGTATAGCTTATGGAATTCGTCATGTTTTGAATCTAAAGAATAATTTTGATGGTGTCCTGATATGTCTGGCCGACCAACCTTTATTGCACAGCGATTATTATAAAAAAATGATTATGGAATTTGGGTCGGGCATTAATCCTATCGTAGCTTCCCGTTACAAAGATAAAATTGGGGTCCCGGCATTATTTGCAAGGCAAATAGCTTCAGAATTAATGGAATTGAAGGAAGACCATGGCGCGAAACATATTTTGTCAAAATATGAAGCCCGGACAACTATAGTGCATCCAAAAGAACTTATAAAGGACATCGATACTACCGAAGAATATTTAGAAATCTACAATCAATACAATTAA
- a CDS encoding amidohydrolase family protein, translating to MNSMTTYYKFTLVALLCFATKTHAQEMSFEEYNPTSTLVVPGAEIERAKFPFVDVHSHQRDMSVSRLGELVAEMDALNEGVMVNLSGGSGESLKAKIDNINKSYPNRFVVFANVDFDGVGKPGWGEQAATQLEADIKYGAKGLKIYKSLGLRYNDVDGNRLAVDDERLDPIWEKCAEMGVPVLIHAADPKSFWDDMDSDNERWLELKTHPRRKRSATDPAPWEQIIQEQHNMFKRNPKTKFINAHMGWYANDLSKLGKLLDEIPNMSVGIAAVIAELGRQPQNARAFFIKYQDRVLFGKDSWRPEEFPTYFRVLESNDEYFPYYKKYHAFWAMYGLNLPDEVLKKLYYKNALELIPGLDKTLFPQE from the coding sequence ATGAACTCAATGACAACCTATTACAAATTTACTTTAGTGGCGCTTCTGTGCTTTGCAACGAAAACTCATGCTCAGGAAATGAGTTTTGAGGAGTATAACCCGACGTCCACTTTAGTGGTACCTGGTGCCGAAATAGAGCGTGCCAAATTTCCATTTGTAGATGTACACAGTCATCAGAGGGATATGTCAGTCTCCAGACTTGGTGAACTTGTTGCTGAAATGGATGCTTTGAACGAAGGTGTGATGGTGAATTTGAGTGGAGGTTCCGGGGAAAGCCTTAAGGCCAAAATCGATAATATCAATAAGAGTTATCCAAACCGATTCGTAGTATTTGCCAATGTGGATTTTGATGGGGTGGGAAAACCTGGATGGGGAGAACAGGCCGCAACACAGTTGGAAGCGGATATAAAATATGGTGCAAAAGGCCTTAAAATTTATAAAAGTTTAGGGTTGCGCTATAACGACGTCGATGGTAACCGATTGGCCGTAGACGACGAACGACTAGACCCCATTTGGGAAAAATGTGCGGAGATGGGCGTACCCGTACTTATCCATGCGGCGGACCCGAAGTCGTTTTGGGACGACATGGACAGTGACAACGAACGATGGTTGGAACTCAAGACACATCCAAGAAGAAAACGTTCCGCCACTGACCCTGCACCTTGGGAACAAATCATACAAGAACAACACAATATGTTCAAAAGAAATCCCAAGACCAAGTTTATTAATGCCCATATGGGCTGGTACGCCAATGATTTGAGCAAACTTGGAAAACTGCTGGATGAAATACCCAATATGTCGGTAGGTATTGCTGCAGTTATCGCTGAATTAGGACGGCAGCCCCAGAACGCCAGAGCCTTTTTCATTAAATACCAAGACCGGGTCTTATTTGGCAAGGATAGTTGGAGGCCTGAGGAATTCCCTACCTATTTTAGAGTTTTGGAAAGTAATGACGAGTACTTTCCCTACTACAAAAAGTACCATGCTTTTTGGGCCATGTACGGATTAAATCTTCCGGATGAAGTTCTAAAAAAGCTGTATTACAAAAATGCCTTGGAGCTTATTCCAGGTCTGGACAAAACTCTTTTCCCACAGGAATAA
- a CDS encoding M4 family metallopeptidase, which translates to MCNMPHCHIVPPHILEALAKRGNVSCKKTLNDTHRILEKRNTALNQLLVQERLAGNGERFIYDSQNKNRQRVALVRKEGAAPVKDKVANDAYETSGFVREYFKKTFELNSIDGNGLDIISNIHYGVKYNNAFWDGDEMTYGDGDGKEFKNFASAIDVVAHELVHGITQFLANLEYRSQSGALNEHFSDVFGTVIKQNFLKQDISEADWLIGDTVVTEQFPGVAIRSLKAPGTANDFDRQPDHMDNYYSGSADNQGVHINSGIPNKAFYLCCMEIGLDESALIWFETLKALWRTADFYDMLDVILITAERLQSDGKVCDTAVEAVTAGFAAVGLVKVVA; encoded by the coding sequence ATGTGCAACATGCCCCACTGCCATATTGTTCCTCCACATATCTTAGAGGCTTTGGCCAAAAGAGGAAACGTCAGTTGTAAAAAGACACTGAACGATACCCACAGAATTCTTGAAAAACGAAATACCGCGCTTAACCAGCTTCTTGTACAGGAACGTTTGGCGGGTAATGGAGAGCGCTTTATTTACGACAGTCAGAATAAAAATCGACAAAGAGTGGCGTTGGTCCGTAAAGAGGGAGCTGCACCTGTAAAGGATAAAGTGGCGAACGATGCTTATGAAACCTCTGGGTTTGTGCGTGAATATTTCAAGAAAACGTTCGAACTCAATTCCATAGACGGAAATGGTTTGGACATCATTTCCAATATACACTATGGTGTAAAATATAACAATGCTTTTTGGGACGGGGATGAAATGACTTATGGCGATGGAGATGGAAAGGAATTCAAGAATTTCGCGAGTGCCATTGATGTTGTCGCACATGAACTTGTTCATGGCATCACACAGTTTTTGGCCAATCTGGAGTACCGAAGTCAGTCCGGAGCATTAAATGAACATTTCTCCGATGTTTTTGGAACGGTCATCAAACAAAATTTTTTAAAACAAGATATTTCCGAAGCTGATTGGTTGATAGGAGATACTGTGGTGACCGAACAATTTCCGGGAGTGGCCATTCGTTCGCTAAAGGCTCCCGGTACCGCCAATGATTTTGACAGGCAGCCGGATCATATGGATAATTACTATTCTGGAAGTGCAGATAATCAAGGAGTTCATATCAATTCTGGCATCCCAAACAAGGCTTTTTATTTATGCTGCATGGAAATTGGTTTGGATGAATCGGCCCTTATTTGGTTTGAAACACTAAAGGCACTATGGCGGACTGCCGATTTCTACGATATGTTGGATGTGATACTAATTACTGCTGAGCGCTTACAAAGTGACGGAAAGGTTTGTGATACTGCCGTGGAAGCCGTAACGGCAGGTTTTGCAGCAGTTGGACTTGTAAAAGTTGTAGCATGA
- a CDS encoding protealysin inhibitor emfourin yields MKYSIFINGGFVGIPREYEGTVQLDEEFSKELIQALKKKVPLSNEIRDGFTYHIKIEDEEQEYKAVFDDKNLPEPVLKMIRKITDS; encoded by the coding sequence ATGAAATATTCAATCTTTATCAATGGTGGATTTGTAGGTATCCCAAGGGAATACGAGGGAACCGTGCAATTAGACGAAGAGTTCAGTAAGGAATTGATACAAGCCTTGAAAAAAAAAGTACCACTTTCTAATGAAATACGGGATGGTTTTACATATCACATCAAAATAGAAGATGAGGAGCAGGAATACAAAGCTGTTTTTGACGATAAAAATCTACCCGAACCTGTCCTCAAAATGATTCGGAAAATTACCGATAGTTAA
- a CDS encoding RNA polymerase sigma factor — MAKETEFAELIRKHQGLLFKVTSIYTDNKTDREDLFQEVVYQLWKSFDSFRNESKITTWMYRVAMNTAISQLKKRKRRPDAVPISDTVLSYSENSNEEYEERLRSLYKHIERLNVLEKGLMLLLLEGKSYKEIAEITGLSDSNVGTRISRIKEKLRTNMTKS; from the coding sequence ATGGCGAAAGAAACCGAGTTTGCTGAATTGATACGTAAGCACCAGGGACTCTTGTTTAAAGTGACCTCTATCTATACCGACAACAAAACGGATCGTGAGGATTTGTTCCAGGAGGTGGTGTATCAGTTGTGGAAGTCTTTTGATTCCTTTAGAAATGAGTCTAAAATTACAACCTGGATGTATAGGGTGGCGATGAATACTGCGATTTCACAATTAAAAAAGCGCAAGCGACGCCCGGATGCCGTCCCAATTTCGGACACCGTACTAAGCTATAGCGAAAATTCAAACGAGGAATATGAAGAGCGTCTTCGAAGTTTGTATAAACATATTGAACGGTTAAATGTCTTAGAGAAAGGTTTGATGCTCTTATTGTTGGAAGGAAAAAGTTATAAAGAAATAGCAGAAATTACGGGTTTGAGCGATTCTAATGTAGGAACTAGGATTTCCCGAATAAAAGAGAAATTAAGAACCAATATGACAAAATCATAA
- a CDS encoding GntR family transcriptional regulator: MQTKINLRDQVRDHLLAEMKKGSLQLGRTINLAALSRRLDVSVTPIREALTQLQQAHIIKAVPNRGFIISDLDVKEAEDLYNLVASLEVMAIENTEFDQDTIDQLKKQQEIFENAQDALSRIQADLDFHHILTKGYDNELALQILSDLRTRIFFYERAFMEEDTFYNKSDNQHDSIISAIADDNVPTASLLLKMNWMLILNYIQKKLTE; this comes from the coding sequence GTGCAGACAAAAATCAATTTAAGGGATCAGGTTAGAGACCATCTTTTGGCAGAAATGAAAAAAGGGTCCTTACAACTTGGCAGGACCATAAATTTAGCAGCACTTTCCAGACGTCTAGATGTTAGCGTTACCCCTATACGCGAGGCACTGACACAATTGCAACAGGCCCATATCATTAAAGCAGTCCCAAATAGAGGCTTTATAATTTCAGATTTAGATGTAAAGGAGGCAGAGGACTTGTACAATTTGGTGGCTAGTTTGGAGGTAATGGCTATTGAAAATACCGAATTTGACCAAGACACGATAGACCAGCTTAAAAAACAACAGGAAATTTTTGAAAATGCACAGGACGCACTCTCCCGAATTCAGGCCGATTTGGACTTTCACCATATTTTGACAAAAGGATACGACAACGAGTTGGCGCTGCAAATATTGAGCGATTTAAGGACCCGTATTTTCTTTTACGAACGTGCTTTTATGGAAGAAGATACCTTCTACAACAAGTCTGACAATCAACACGATTCCATTATTTCGGCAATAGCCGATGATAACGTTCCCACCGCTTCCCTCCTACTAAAAATGAACTGGATGTTGATTTTGAACTATATTCAAAAGAAGCTTACGGAATAA
- a CDS encoding T9SS type B sorting domain-containing protein produces MNAVDIKEMSAIQKFRLFLLIFPCVLPFLVTGQTGCTTLNTPLDGATNVAVTTNLQWMPAPNAVGYRVTVGTTSGGSDILNLEDVGNTTDYTFATPLDGLTTYYVTITPRTNTGNITNCEEESFTTRAEGFPGCTEIINPFNGDMLVSTTANITWIRDFSATGYLMTVYERDPNGILILDRVDVGNGTNYKPPDFKPRTRYYVTIIPYNDIGAAMGCSPITFVTGDGPPLPDCTAIGDPIPDETGIIRDPLLEWDDVNGADGYILSIGTTQNGDELFSGDVGNIQSFQTDGLPSNTRIYVRITPYDGELLAESCPTVSFTNIIMNNNTFNGLVPKFFTPNNDGFNDYWSVSSTDMVVVESILIFNRYGKLLQQLLPDQKWDGTHNGSALPSDSYWYLVKTAEKNSIKGFFALKR; encoded by the coding sequence ATGAATGCCGTAGACATCAAGGAAATGAGCGCTATTCAAAAATTTAGACTATTTCTACTGATTTTTCCGTGTGTGTTACCTTTTTTGGTAACAGGGCAAACCGGGTGCACCACATTGAATACACCTTTGGATGGTGCCACCAACGTGGCGGTCACCACCAATTTACAATGGATGCCAGCCCCCAATGCAGTTGGTTATCGCGTAACCGTAGGTACGACGAGTGGTGGAAGTGATATTTTAAATCTTGAAGATGTTGGCAATACAACTGATTATACGTTTGCAACTCCTTTAGATGGGCTTACCACATATTATGTTACGATAACGCCCCGTACCAATACTGGAAACATTACAAATTGTGAAGAGGAATCCTTTACGACAAGGGCAGAAGGTTTCCCTGGCTGTACGGAAATCATCAATCCTTTTAATGGTGATATGTTGGTATCTACAACAGCAAATATTACCTGGATTCGTGATTTCTCGGCCACTGGATATCTAATGACCGTTTACGAACGTGATCCCAACGGTATTTTAATACTAGACAGGGTAGATGTAGGCAATGGAACGAACTACAAGCCGCCCGATTTTAAGCCCAGAACGCGATACTACGTTACGATTATTCCGTATAACGATATCGGTGCAGCCATGGGTTGCTCCCCAATTACATTTGTAACAGGAGATGGGCCACCTTTACCAGATTGTACCGCCATTGGTGACCCTATTCCCGATGAGACTGGAATCATAAGAGATCCTTTATTAGAATGGGACGACGTAAATGGTGCGGATGGTTACATTTTATCCATTGGTACGACCCAAAATGGTGATGAACTGTTCAGTGGTGACGTCGGCAATATACAATCCTTCCAAACCGATGGCCTTCCGTCGAATACAAGAATTTATGTACGCATTACACCCTATGACGGAGAATTACTGGCGGAATCTTGTCCAACAGTATCCTTTACCAATATAATAATGAACAATAATACGTTTAATGGCCTGGTGCCTAAATTCTTTACCCCGAATAATGATGGTTTCAATGACTATTGGAGCGTTAGTTCAACGGATATGGTAGTGGTCGAATCCATTTTGATTTTCAATCGCTATGGAAAATTATTACAGCAATTACTTCCCGATCAAAAATGGGATGGCACTCATAATGGAAGCGCACTCCCTTCAGACTCTTACTGGTACTTAGTGAAAACCGCAGAGAAGAATAGCATTAAAGGATTTTTTGCTCTTAAGAGATAG
- a CDS encoding DUF4251 domain-containing protein, whose product MRKVSLVLIMAICSFAAFAQNTDNSDYQEVKKLVESMDFIFEASSVLPREGSSRSLVTNLNYIKVKDGISEAMLPYFGNYRLTSGGGLIKFNDSLEKVRFSENKRKSLITLAYQVRNDKERFNVQLLVGSSGWATVVIKSINRPGISYYGKLKAINKNEVIAKKGSD is encoded by the coding sequence ATGAGAAAAGTATCCTTAGTACTGATAATGGCAATTTGTTCCTTTGCAGCTTTTGCTCAAAATACCGATAATTCAGACTACCAAGAAGTCAAGAAATTAGTGGAGTCTATGGACTTCATTTTTGAAGCTAGCAGTGTGCTACCGAGAGAAGGTTCAAGTAGGAGCCTAGTTACAAATTTGAATTACATTAAAGTAAAGGATGGTATTTCAGAAGCTATGCTACCGTATTTTGGTAATTACAGACTGACAAGTGGTGGAGGCTTGATAAAATTTAACGATAGTCTGGAAAAAGTACGTTTTTCTGAAAATAAGAGAAAGTCACTAATAACGTTGGCATATCAAGTACGGAATGATAAGGAAAGATTTAATGTCCAACTTTTGGTAGGTTCCAGTGGTTGGGCCACCGTTGTTATAAAATCAATTAATAGACCCGGTATTTCCTATTATGGAAAATTGAAGGCAATCAACAAAAATGAAGTCATAGCTAAAAAAGGAAGTGATTGA